One segment of Paenibacillus sp. FSL R7-0337 DNA contains the following:
- the rpiA gene encoding ribose-5-phosphate isomerase RpiA, whose product MNVKQLAAEKAVEYVQDGMKVGLGTGSTAYWAIRKLGERVSEGLQITAVATSQASEDQARELGIPLVAFSDVDSLDLTIDGADELDGALQLIKGGGGALLREKIVAMGSARMIVVADESKAVTTLGKFPLPVEIVPFAWEWTVAALAKLGCKTELRRSGEDLYKTDNGNYIADCRFEAIESATVLALALQRIPGVVEHGLFIGIADLAIIGKSDGTIEIIEGGQDH is encoded by the coding sequence ATCAATGTGAAGCAGCTGGCAGCGGAGAAGGCAGTCGAATATGTGCAGGATGGCATGAAGGTGGGACTGGGTACAGGCTCCACTGCTTACTGGGCCATCCGCAAGCTGGGGGAGCGGGTGAGCGAAGGCCTGCAGATTACGGCCGTAGCTACCTCACAGGCGTCTGAGGATCAGGCCCGCGAGCTGGGCATCCCGTTGGTAGCGTTCAGTGATGTGGACAGCCTCGACCTGACGATTGACGGGGCGGATGAACTCGACGGGGCGCTGCAGCTTATTAAGGGCGGGGGCGGTGCGCTTTTGCGGGAAAAGATTGTCGCCATGGGTAGCGCACGCATGATCGTTGTGGCCGATGAGAGCAAGGCCGTGACCACGCTCGGGAAGTTCCCGTTGCCGGTGGAGATTGTGCCATTCGCCTGGGAGTGGACGGTTGCCGCTCTGGCTAAGCTGGGCTGCAAGACGGAGCTGCGGCGCAGCGGAGAGGACCTGTACAAGACGGATAACGGCAATTATATCGCCGACTGCCGTTTTGAAGCCATTGAATCGGCCACAGTGCTGGCGCTTGCCCTTCAGCGAATTCCGGGAGTCGTCGAGCATGGACTCTTCATCGGGATCGCCGATCTGGCGATTATCGGCAAGAGTG
- the fsa gene encoding fructose-6-phosphate aldolase has translation MKFFLDTGNIEEIKRITRLGLVDGVTTNPSLIAKEGRLFKDVIKEIVAIVPGPVSAEVIGLTAEEMLKEAYEIAEWAPNVVIKLPMTEDGLEACYELTKKGIKTNVTLVFSAAQGLMAAKAGATYISPFVGRLDDIGVDGMKLIKDLKTILTNYDLKSEIIAASIRNIAHVEQAAIAGAHIATIPGSLLPSLWKHPLTDNGIERFLKDWEKVPQV, from the coding sequence ATGAAATTTTTCTTGGATACCGGAAATATTGAGGAAATCAAACGTATTACCCGCCTCGGATTAGTGGATGGCGTAACGACGAACCCGTCGCTGATCGCCAAGGAAGGCAGATTGTTTAAGGATGTAATCAAAGAGATCGTAGCGATTGTCCCTGGTCCTGTAAGCGCTGAGGTTATCGGTCTTACGGCTGAAGAGATGCTTAAGGAAGCTTACGAGATTGCTGAATGGGCTCCGAACGTGGTCATCAAGCTGCCTATGACCGAAGATGGTCTGGAAGCTTGTTATGAACTGACCAAAAAAGGCATCAAAACGAACGTAACTCTCGTATTCTCCGCTGCTCAAGGCCTCATGGCCGCTAAGGCAGGAGCTACTTATATCAGTCCGTTCGTCGGACGTCTGGATGATATCGGTGTAGACGGCATGAAGCTGATCAAGGATCTGAAGACGATTCTGACCAACTACGACCTGAAATCCGAGATCATCGCCGCCAGTATCCGCAACATTGCCCATGTGGAGCAGGCTGCCATTGCCGGAGCTCACATCGCTACCATCCCGGGATCACTCCTGCCATCGCTCTGGAAGCACCCGCTGACCGACAATGGTATTGAACGCTTCCTGAAGGACTGGGAGAAGGTTCCACAGGTTTAA
- a CDS encoding MarR family transcriptional regulator: protein MTLSSPQQFLGFLLGSTHRRISVSFARALKPYDITPEQWSTLLMICDRSGVNQKEVAVASAKDQPTTARIVELLIKKGFITKTANPEDRRAFQLYATGEGRALIENTIALEQQTIDMAVAGLEPQQLEDLRSMLEQIYHNTGNIHQE from the coding sequence ATGACCCTGTCCTCTCCCCAGCAATTCCTCGGCTTCCTGCTGGGCTCAACCCACCGGAGAATCTCAGTGAGCTTCGCCCGGGCGTTGAAGCCGTATGACATCACACCTGAGCAATGGTCCACCCTGCTGATGATCTGTGACCGCAGCGGAGTCAACCAGAAGGAGGTGGCCGTTGCCTCCGCCAAAGACCAGCCCACCACCGCCCGGATCGTGGAGCTCCTGATTAAGAAAGGCTTCATTACCAAAACAGCCAACCCGGAGGACCGCAGGGCGTTCCAGCTCTATGCCACAGGAGAGGGAAGGGCGTTAATTGAGAACACTATAGCTCTGGAGCAGCAGACTATAGATATGGCTGTAGCCGGGCTCGAGCCGCAGCAGCTTGAAGATCTCCGCAGTATGCTGGAGCAGATCTATCACAACACCGGAAATATACATCAGGAATAG